In Candidatus Ozemobacteraceae bacterium, the sequence GTGGCGCACTTGTGCTCGGGCTTCACGACGATGGTGCCGCGGCCGAAGCGAACGCCCATCCCTTCGAGATCGCGTCGGAAGCTGTCGATCTTGCGGGCGATGCCGGACGGGAAGTAGCGCGACGCATCGAGCAGGGATTCGTCCGTCACCGTAACGGGAATCCCTTCGCACAGGGCGTAAGAGATGACCTGGGTCGCGTAGCTGTCGGCGATCAGATTCGCCGCCTTGGAAAGCGTGTTCAGCGAGAGCGACGGGATAACCAGTTCGCTGATGCCGCGGATCGCGTCGCAGGCGTTCATGGTGCGTGAGGTATGCACCTGGACGGAGCCGCCGAGATTTTTGACGCCGACGTTCTCGACCATGTAGTCGGAAACGAGCAGTCGGCCGCCCTGCGGAACGACGGCGCCGATCTGCTGCATCACCTGATCGACGACTTTGAAGTTCGCCGTCACGAGGACCGCGACGCACCCCGACGCCGTGGGTCGGCCCTGCGAGCCCGCCGCCTGGGGCGGGGTGTATGAGCCGCCGCGATTCGAGGACTGGGATTTGAGCTTCAACATCACTTCACGGGCGATCTGTTCTACGATCTGTTCCATGTCAACGTCTCCTGGTCAGCGGGTGGCTTCGGTCGATTTGTCGAAAATGCATGCGTCGTGGAGGTGTATCGCGTCGACGATGCCCACGATCGCGGCATCGGCGGCGGCTTCCTTGATGCCCAGCATCTGCTGGACGGAACTGCCTTCCTTCATGATCATCACGAGTTCGTCTATATCTGAGCCTATAAAATCAATGCACAGCACCTCTGAGCCCTGCGGCTTCAGCCCCATGTCGACGGGCTGGACGAGCAGCAGCGGGTGCGCGTCGAAAACGCGGTTCTTGACGGTCGATACGACCTTTTTGACGACTCTTCCGATCTGCATGGTCAGCGCTCGATCGAGTCTACGATGCCGATGATGGTGGCATCCGACGGGGGGCGCTGCCTGCCGGGGAAGGGGAGGGCGGCTTCGCCGCCGCCGCACAGGAAGACGGTTTCGCCTGCCCCGGCCCCGATCGAGTCTGTCGCGACGAACGGCTTGCCCCTGGGGTTGCCGCTTCCGTCGATGGCTGTGACGATGAGGAGCTTCAGCCCCTCCATCATGTGGTCTTTCTGGGTGCAGACCACGCGCCCGAGAACGCGCCCGAGATACATGCCGACTCCGGTTCCAGTGTGAAATGACGGCCAGCGGCCGGTACGTTGTCCACTCTACCAGAACCCCGACCCCCATGCAATATCCCTCGCGGCGTGACACCGGGTTCATACGTTTGTCTGGTCCCTGGCTGAGCCCGGGGCCTCCTTCCCTCGAGGGTGAACGCCTCGACGCGCGCTCGAACGTACGGGTGGGATTGAATTTCGGGTCGGGGTGGAGCATCATGGAAAGGCATCAATTTTCGAGGAGGCGCGCATGAAGCCGCTGAGTCACCGTTACGACGCCTTCATCTGGGACTGGAACGGCACCCTGATCGACGACGTGAGGGTCTGCGTCGAGATTCTCAACCGCAGTCTCGCGTCGCGGGGATTGCCTCAACTGTCCGCTGAAAAATATCTTGAGATATTTGAATTTCCCGTGATCAATTTCTACCGAAGCGCCGGGTTCGACTTTTCGAGCGAGCCGTTCGAGAAGATCGGCAGAGAGTATATCAATGCCTATGAATCGGCCATGTTCGGCTGCCATCTCCACGAAGGGGCCAGGGATCTGCTCGACCGGCTTCGCTCAGAGGGAAAACAGCAATACGTTCTTTCGGCCCTGTTCGAACGCGATCTGAAACGCATCATCGAGCATTTCGATCTGGCCGGCTACTTCGCGGCGGTTCGCGGCCTCCCG encodes:
- a CDS encoding EutN/CcmL family microcompartment protein, which codes for MQIGRVVKKVVSTVKNRVFDAHPLLLVQPVDMGLKPQGSEVLCIDFIGSDIDELVMIMKEGSSVQQMLGIKEAAADAAIVGIVDAIHLHDACIFDKSTEATR
- a CDS encoding EutN/CcmL family microcompartment protein; translation: MYLGRVLGRVVCTQKDHMMEGLKLLIVTAIDGSGNPRGKPFVATDSIGAGAGETVFLCGGGEAALPFPGRQRPPSDATIIGIVDSIER
- a CDS encoding HAD family hydrolase, with translation MKPLSHRYDAFIWDWNGTLIDDVRVCVEILNRSLASRGLPQLSAEKYLEIFEFPVINFYRSAGFDFSSEPFEKIGREYINAYESAMFGCHLHEGARDLLDRLRSEGKQQYVLSALFERDLKRIIEHFDLAGYFAAVRGLPDQYAASKIELGKRLVQECGVDTARTLMIGDTLHDLETARQLGIDCVLVAAGHNSHARLATGGVPVYRSLDELEF